Proteins from a single region of Theobroma cacao cultivar B97-61/B2 chromosome 10, Criollo_cocoa_genome_V2, whole genome shotgun sequence:
- the LOC18586695 gene encoding uncharacterized protein LOC18586695 isoform X1, whose product MPSVGMRRTTRVFRMVKSSEVARVLRSGRRLWPDSGEAKPKRLANEGDENYNLMKKAPKSEVNGVAAEVSGRPKRLGNEENPRKQSRKMKAGALNTSGSVDKMFGIVYTRKRKRNGVQNGHLSGNSEQGNYGKKISRRQAIENRNTNEDVEEPKMFSFVVENGDCNGCFSNFLILVLGYVKRAEVRLSELAAFLMSQPISSVYSSNGVNFFWGPRNRTGICKFFGAKDSIPLFSLDFSAVPRYFLYMHYSKVLRLKRIQIVPVNSDEIVSDSEEDEPCVTSVVDVCKSTSGNAAVEIDNLGSKVVLHPSVRASKLTGRNAQCRNGLSSRSIQKRRSSLRRRRARNPSIVGIHKANGALMSDLISSRRNGIPFSSVVSKNKLRSSVRNSSVANVSDVGSSISDLMQNVDSSQCSANILVIEADRCYREEGAIVTLELSASREWLLVVKKGSSTKFACKADKFMRPSSCNRFTHAIIWTGDDNWKLEFPNRQDWIIFKDLYKECSERNVPASTVKAIPVPGVHEVPGYEDRRSVPFCRPDFYISLDGDEVSRALTKRTANYDMDSEDEEWLKKFNNEFFSGNGHCEHLSEDCFELMVDAFEKAYFCSPDDYSNENAAAHLCLDLGTRGLVEAVHTYWLRKRKQRRSALLRVFQGHQVKKAPLVPKPFLRKRRSFKRQASHGRGKQPYLLQGPRFRYNAETSIICNCAALAAERDSMAEQNAMLKLEEARVSASRSVELAVLKRQRTQLLMENADLATYKAMMALRIAEAARFTESSDVAVAHFFDL is encoded by the exons TGCTGAGGTAAGTGGGAGGCCCAAAAGATTAGGCAACGAAGAGAATCCAAGGAAACAATCCAGGAAAATGAAAGCTGGAGCCTTAAACACTAGTGGGAGTGTAGATAAGATGTTTGGGATTGTGTATActagaaaaaggaagagaaatgGGGTTCAAAATGGACATCTTTCAGGGAATTCGGAGCAGGGAAATTATGGGAAAAAGATTTCCAGAAGGCAGGCCATTGAGAATAGGAACACCAACGAGGATGTTGAAGAGCctaaaatgttttcttttgttgtggaAAATGGGGATTGTAATGGCtgtttttccaattttttgattttggttTTGGGTTATGTGAAAAGGGCAGAAGTAAGGTTGTCTGAGCTTGCTGCCTTTTTGATGTCTCAGCCAATATCTAGTGTTTACTCTTCAAATGGTGTTAATTTCTTCTGG GGACCTCGAAATAGAACTGGAATATGCAAGTTTTTTGGGGCCAAAGACTCTATTCCGTTGTTTTCTTTGGATTTTTCTGCAGTTCCCCGTTATTTTCTGTATATGCATTATAGTAAGGTTCTTAGATTGAAGCGTATACAAATAGTTCCTGTAAATAGTGATGAAATAGTGAGCGACAGTGAAGAAGATGAACCATGTGTAACTTCCGTTGTAGATGTTTGCAAGAGTACGAGTGGAAATGCTGCAGTTGAGATTGATAATCTTGGGAGCAAAGTTGTTTTGCATCCATCTGTTAGAGCTTCCAAACTAACAGGTCGAAATGCTCAATGTAGAAATGGTCTGAGTTCTCGCAGTATTCAGAAGAGGAGGAGTTCGCTGAGGAGAAGGAGAGCTAGAAATCCTTCTATTGTTGGTATACACAAGGCTAATGGTGCTCTAATGTCTGATTTGATCAGTAGTAGGAGAAATGgcattccattttcttctgTAGTTTCTAAAAACAAGCTTAGGAGTTCAGTACGCAATAGTTCTGTGGCAAACGTAAGTGATGTGGGCTCTTCCATATCGGATTTAATGCAAAATGTAGACTCATCACAGTGCTCTGCCAACATATTGGTCATTGAAGCTGACAGATGTTACAGGGAAGAAGGAGCAATTGTCACTTTAGAGCTCTCTGCATCACGAGAATGGCTTCTTGTAGTAAAAAAAGGTAGTTCAACTAAGTTTGCATGCAAGGCAGATAAATTTATGAGGCCTAGTTCTTGCAACCGTTTCACTCATGCTATAATTTGGACTGGGGATGATAATTGGAAGCTTGAGTTTCCAAATCGGCAGGACTGGATTATTTTCAAGGATCTTTACAAGGAATGTTCTGAGCGCAATGTGCCTGCTTCAACTGTTAAGGCCATCCCTGTGCCTGGGGTTCATGAAGTTCCAGGGTATGAGGATAGACGCAGTGTGCCGTTTTGCAGACCAGATTTCTATATCTCTTTAGATGGTGATGAGGTATCTAGAGCCTTGACAAAGAGGACGGCAAATTATGACATGGACTCAGAAGATGAGGAATGGTTAAAGAAGTTCAATAATGAGTTTTTTTCTGGAAATGGTCATTGTGAGCATCTTTCAGAGGATTGTTTTGAGCTAATGGTTGATGCTTTTGAGAAGGCCTATTTCTGTAGTCCAGATGATTACTCTAATGAGAATGCTGCTGCTCATCTCTGTCTTGATCTGGGTACTAGAGGACTGGTTGAAGCTGTTCATACTTACTGGTTGAGAAAAAGGAAGCAGAGACGATCAGCACTGCTTAGGGTTTTCCAG GGTCATCAGGTCAAGAAAGCTCCTCTAGTTCCAAAGCCTTTTCTACGTAAAAGGAGGTCATTTAAACGTCAGGCCAGCCATGGAAGAGGCAAGCAACCATATTTGTTGCAAG GACCTCGTTTCAGATACAATGCTGAAACTTCTATAATTTGTAATTGTGCAGCATTGGCAGCTGAACGAGATTCCATGGCTGAACAGAACGCCATGCTTAAACTTGAAGAAGCTAGAGTCTCAGCAAGCAGATCTGTTGAGTTGGCTGTCCTCAAACGCCAACGCACACAGTTACTAATGGAAAATGCGGATTTGGCAACTTACAAAGCCATGATGGCACTTAGAATTGCTGAAGCTGCTCGATTTACTGAATCTTCAGATGTTGCCGTTGCTCatttttttgatttatga
- the LOC18586695 gene encoding uncharacterized protein LOC18586695 isoform X2, with translation MPSVGMRRTTRVFRMVKSSEVARVLRSGRRLWPDSGEAKPKRLANEGDENYNLMKKAPKSEVNGVAAEVSGRPKRLGNEENPRKQSRKMKAGALNTSGSVDKMFGIVYTRKRKRNGVQNGHLSGNSEQGNYGKKISRRQAIENRNTNEDVEEPKMFSFVVENGDCNGCFSNFLILVLGYVKRAEVRLSELAAFLMSQPISSVYSSNGVNFFWGPRNRTGICKFFGAKDSIPLFSLDFSAVPRYFLYMHYSKVLRLKRIQIVPVNSDEIVSDSEEDEPCVTSVVDVCKSTSGNAAVEIDNLGSKVVLHPSVRASKLTGRNAQCRNGLSSRSIQKRRSSLRRRRARNPSIVGIHKANGALMSDLISSRRNGIPFSSVVSKNKLRSSVRNSSVANVSDVGSSISDLMQNVDSSQCSANILVIEADRCYREEGAIVTLELSASREWLLVVKKGSSTKFACKADKFMRPSSCNRFTHAIIWTGDDNWKLEFPNRQDWIIFKDLYKECSERNVPASTVKAIPVPGVHEVPGYEDRRSVPFCRPDFYISLDGDEVSRALTKRTANYDMDSEDEEWLKKFNNEFFSGNGHCEHLSEDCFELMVDAFEKAYFCSPDDYSNENAAAHLCLDLGTRGLVEAVHTYWLRKRKQRRSALLRVFQGHQVKKAPLVPKPFLRKRRSFKRQASHGRGKQPYLLQALAAERDSMAEQNAMLKLEEARVSASRSVELAVLKRQRTQLLMENADLATYKAMMALRIAEAARFTESSDVAVAHFFDL, from the exons TGCTGAGGTAAGTGGGAGGCCCAAAAGATTAGGCAACGAAGAGAATCCAAGGAAACAATCCAGGAAAATGAAAGCTGGAGCCTTAAACACTAGTGGGAGTGTAGATAAGATGTTTGGGATTGTGTATActagaaaaaggaagagaaatgGGGTTCAAAATGGACATCTTTCAGGGAATTCGGAGCAGGGAAATTATGGGAAAAAGATTTCCAGAAGGCAGGCCATTGAGAATAGGAACACCAACGAGGATGTTGAAGAGCctaaaatgttttcttttgttgtggaAAATGGGGATTGTAATGGCtgtttttccaattttttgattttggttTTGGGTTATGTGAAAAGGGCAGAAGTAAGGTTGTCTGAGCTTGCTGCCTTTTTGATGTCTCAGCCAATATCTAGTGTTTACTCTTCAAATGGTGTTAATTTCTTCTGG GGACCTCGAAATAGAACTGGAATATGCAAGTTTTTTGGGGCCAAAGACTCTATTCCGTTGTTTTCTTTGGATTTTTCTGCAGTTCCCCGTTATTTTCTGTATATGCATTATAGTAAGGTTCTTAGATTGAAGCGTATACAAATAGTTCCTGTAAATAGTGATGAAATAGTGAGCGACAGTGAAGAAGATGAACCATGTGTAACTTCCGTTGTAGATGTTTGCAAGAGTACGAGTGGAAATGCTGCAGTTGAGATTGATAATCTTGGGAGCAAAGTTGTTTTGCATCCATCTGTTAGAGCTTCCAAACTAACAGGTCGAAATGCTCAATGTAGAAATGGTCTGAGTTCTCGCAGTATTCAGAAGAGGAGGAGTTCGCTGAGGAGAAGGAGAGCTAGAAATCCTTCTATTGTTGGTATACACAAGGCTAATGGTGCTCTAATGTCTGATTTGATCAGTAGTAGGAGAAATGgcattccattttcttctgTAGTTTCTAAAAACAAGCTTAGGAGTTCAGTACGCAATAGTTCTGTGGCAAACGTAAGTGATGTGGGCTCTTCCATATCGGATTTAATGCAAAATGTAGACTCATCACAGTGCTCTGCCAACATATTGGTCATTGAAGCTGACAGATGTTACAGGGAAGAAGGAGCAATTGTCACTTTAGAGCTCTCTGCATCACGAGAATGGCTTCTTGTAGTAAAAAAAGGTAGTTCAACTAAGTTTGCATGCAAGGCAGATAAATTTATGAGGCCTAGTTCTTGCAACCGTTTCACTCATGCTATAATTTGGACTGGGGATGATAATTGGAAGCTTGAGTTTCCAAATCGGCAGGACTGGATTATTTTCAAGGATCTTTACAAGGAATGTTCTGAGCGCAATGTGCCTGCTTCAACTGTTAAGGCCATCCCTGTGCCTGGGGTTCATGAAGTTCCAGGGTATGAGGATAGACGCAGTGTGCCGTTTTGCAGACCAGATTTCTATATCTCTTTAGATGGTGATGAGGTATCTAGAGCCTTGACAAAGAGGACGGCAAATTATGACATGGACTCAGAAGATGAGGAATGGTTAAAGAAGTTCAATAATGAGTTTTTTTCTGGAAATGGTCATTGTGAGCATCTTTCAGAGGATTGTTTTGAGCTAATGGTTGATGCTTTTGAGAAGGCCTATTTCTGTAGTCCAGATGATTACTCTAATGAGAATGCTGCTGCTCATCTCTGTCTTGATCTGGGTACTAGAGGACTGGTTGAAGCTGTTCATACTTACTGGTTGAGAAAAAGGAAGCAGAGACGATCAGCACTGCTTAGGGTTTTCCAG GGTCATCAGGTCAAGAAAGCTCCTCTAGTTCCAAAGCCTTTTCTACGTAAAAGGAGGTCATTTAAACGTCAGGCCAGCCATGGAAGAGGCAAGCAACCATATTTGTTGCAAG CATTGGCAGCTGAACGAGATTCCATGGCTGAACAGAACGCCATGCTTAAACTTGAAGAAGCTAGAGTCTCAGCAAGCAGATCTGTTGAGTTGGCTGTCCTCAAACGCCAACGCACACAGTTACTAATGGAAAATGCGGATTTGGCAACTTACAAAGCCATGATGGCACTTAGAATTGCTGAAGCTGCTCGATTTACTGAATCTTCAGATGTTGCCGTTGCTCatttttttgatttatga